One part of the Aurantibacillus circumpalustris genome encodes these proteins:
- a CDS encoding DUF4290 domain-containing protein — MEYNTQLDRLIIPEYGRNIQGMIEYCCSITDRDERNTCARAIIQIMGQLNPPLRDVADFNHKLWDHLFIISQFKLDVDSPYSMPNAESFKEKPKLLEYPKGRIKYKHYGKTIEEIIKKARSLPEGAERNELTRQIANHLKKSYYNWNKDTITDDVIFKNLADLSAGELKVDASTPLSSHQELRGNANTNSNSNKKFFHKNNKHKNNNHKHKNNRKF; from the coding sequence ATGGAATATAATACACAATTAGACAGATTAATAATTCCGGAATATGGTAGAAATATTCAAGGAATGATAGAGTATTGTTGTTCGATTACGGACAGGGATGAGCGCAATACCTGCGCAAGAGCAATTATTCAAATAATGGGGCAATTAAATCCTCCATTGCGCGATGTTGCAGACTTCAACCATAAATTATGGGATCATTTATTTATAATATCTCAATTTAAACTTGACGTGGATAGCCCCTATTCAATGCCTAACGCAGAAAGTTTCAAAGAAAAACCGAAACTTCTTGAATACCCTAAAGGCCGAATTAAGTACAAACATTATGGTAAAACCATAGAAGAAATCATTAAAAAAGCAAGATCTTTACCAGAAGGCGCTGAACGCAATGAACTCACACGACAAATAGCCAATCATCTTAAAAAATCTTATTACAACTGGAATAAGGATACGATTACGGATGATGTGATTTTTAAAAATTTAGCAGATTTATCAGCTGGAGAATTAAAAGTAGATGCCTCAACTCCTTTGAGTTCGCATCAGGAACTTCGTGGTAATGCCAATACTAATAGTAACAGCAACAAGAAATTCTTTCACAAAAACAATAAACACAAAAACAATAATCACAAACATAAAAACAATAGGAAATTTTAA
- a CDS encoding OmpA family protein, giving the protein MKYRFLIILSILCLKSFSQEDSLLIKPGDSAPSFILNLKENSIQSFTMPYMRRILLLHFWSSNVKKSRADNIYLNRIVQRYRNSQYRSAEGFQIISIAVQTDKHAWANAIALDTLDNFTHGIALRGYNDEACLKYGVRRIPTDILIDEKGVVLAVNPSMTEIENLLDERKNIQPVLKDVVGKLAQSSDKTEVAKFIKLYLFNYYGDSIAKTITNLKGEFTFSDMKLNQDFILKIDNKIDITTSDPIALYSSKDDFLMDGRTKDNGFTFYISARYSNRLTADTASSIINSLGQIDVTKHLAFYTNGDGLTPKDEQQLNSIIAMLQKDKDTQIEITTHTDARMDADYAMQLTTNQATAVKNYLQKKGIQPARIKAIAKGNTELRKICEGTIDCREEDHRINRRVEFLIYKN; this is encoded by the coding sequence ATGAAATACAGATTTTTAATAATCTTATCTATTCTTTGTCTAAAATCTTTTTCTCAAGAAGATTCACTCTTGATAAAACCAGGTGACTCTGCTCCGTCGTTTATTTTAAATCTTAAAGAAAATAGTATTCAAAGTTTTACAATGCCTTATATGAGGCGTATTCTATTGCTCCATTTTTGGAGTAGTAATGTAAAAAAATCAAGAGCTGATAATATATACCTTAACCGCATTGTTCAGCGCTATAGGAATTCCCAATATAGAAGTGCGGAAGGATTTCAAATAATTTCAATCGCTGTTCAAACCGATAAACATGCTTGGGCAAACGCAATCGCGTTGGATACGCTTGATAATTTCACGCATGGAATAGCTCTTAGGGGCTACAACGATGAAGCCTGTTTAAAATACGGTGTTAGGCGCATACCAACAGACATTCTTATTGATGAAAAAGGTGTGGTTTTAGCAGTAAATCCATCCATGACTGAAATTGAAAACTTATTGGATGAACGTAAAAACATTCAACCTGTTTTAAAAGATGTGGTTGGTAAACTTGCGCAATCATCAGATAAAACAGAAGTAGCCAAGTTTATTAAACTTTATCTCTTTAATTATTATGGTGATTCAATAGCTAAAACAATAACCAATCTAAAGGGTGAGTTTACTTTTAGCGACATGAAATTAAACCAAGATTTTATTCTTAAGATCGATAATAAGATTGATATCACTACATCAGATCCAATTGCGTTATACTCTTCAAAAGATGATTTTTTAATGGATGGCAGAACAAAAGACAACGGCTTTACTTTTTACATTTCGGCGCGTTACAGCAATAGACTCACAGCAGACACTGCGAGTTCAATTATTAACTCTTTAGGTCAAATTGACGTTACAAAACACCTCGCGTTTTATACGAATGGCGATGGTCTTACTCCAAAAGATGAACAGCAGTTAAACTCAATTATTGCCATGCTTCAAAAAGATAAGGATACTCAAATTGAAATAACAACACACACAGATGCTAGAATGGACGCTGACTACGCAATGCAACTTACCACGAATCAAGCTACTGCTGTTAAAAATTATTTGCAAAAAAAAGGGATTCAACCTGCCAGAATTAAAGCGATCGCTAAAGGAAATACCGAACTTAGAAAGATTTGCGAAGGAACAATCGATTGCCGCGAAGAAGATCACAGAATAAATAGGCGTGTTGAGTTTTTAATCTATAAAAACTGA
- the murA gene encoding UDP-N-acetylglucosamine 1-carboxyvinyltransferase, with translation MAVFEVHGGNKLKGDIIPQGAKNEALQVICAVLLTKEKVVIGNVPNIVDINKLIELLSELGVKVEKTGHEEFTFQADDVNVDYLVSPEFKKKGGSLRGSMMVVGPMLTRFGKAYMPKPGGDKIGRRRVDTHFIGFEALGAKFNYQEDTEIYEVEGKNLRGAYMLLDEASVTGTANIVMAAVLAEGITTIYNAACEPYLQQLCKMLNSMGAKIGGVGSNLLTIEGVKELKGTKHRLLPDMIEIGSFIGMAAVTQSEITIKDVSYNNLGIIPTIFGRLGIQMERRGDDIYIPEQESYEIDTFIDGSILTISDAIWPGFTPDLISIALVTAIQARGNVLVHQKMFESRLFFVDKLIDMGAKIILCDPHRATVMGLDRKVQLRAINMASPDIRAGVALLIAAMSAKGKSVIFNINQIDRGYQNIDTRLNAIGANIVRKSS, from the coding sequence ATGGCGGTTTTTGAAGTACATGGCGGTAATAAATTAAAAGGTGATATTATTCCACAGGGAGCTAAAAATGAGGCTTTACAAGTTATTTGCGCAGTTCTTTTAACTAAGGAAAAAGTTGTAATAGGTAATGTTCCAAATATTGTTGATATAAATAAGCTAATAGAACTTTTATCTGAACTGGGCGTAAAGGTTGAAAAAACTGGTCACGAGGAATTCACTTTTCAAGCTGATGACGTTAATGTTGATTATCTAGTTTCTCCTGAATTCAAGAAAAAAGGTGGTAGCTTGAGAGGTAGCATGATGGTTGTAGGTCCAATGCTTACCCGTTTTGGTAAGGCATATATGCCTAAACCTGGTGGTGACAAAATTGGAAGAAGACGTGTAGATACCCATTTTATTGGCTTCGAGGCTTTAGGTGCTAAATTTAATTACCAAGAAGATACTGAAATTTATGAAGTAGAAGGTAAGAATTTGCGAGGAGCGTATATGTTATTAGATGAAGCATCTGTAACAGGTACGGCAAATATTGTAATGGCGGCAGTACTTGCAGAAGGTATTACAACAATTTATAACGCTGCATGTGAACCTTATTTACAACAATTATGCAAGATGCTTAATAGCATGGGTGCAAAAATTGGTGGCGTTGGTTCTAATTTGCTTACTATAGAAGGTGTTAAAGAACTTAAAGGAACAAAACATCGTCTGTTACCTGATATGATTGAAATTGGATCGTTTATTGGCATGGCGGCAGTAACACAGTCAGAAATTACCATTAAAGATGTTAGCTATAATAACTTAGGCATTATACCAACAATATTTGGTAGACTTGGTATTCAGATGGAACGCAGAGGAGATGATATTTATATTCCTGAACAAGAAAGTTACGAAATAGATACATTTATTGATGGCTCCATTCTTACTATAAGCGATGCAATATGGCCAGGTTTTACACCAGATTTGATTAGTATTGCTTTAGTAACAGCTATTCAAGCAAGGGGAAATGTTCTCGTGCATCAAAAAATGTTTGAGAGTCGTTTGTTTTTTGTAGATAAGTTAATTGATATGGGAGCAAAAATTATTTTATGCGATCCGCATCGTGCAACGGTTATGGGACTGGATAGAAAAGTTCAGTTACGCGCTATAAATATGGCAAGTCCTGATATTAGAGCTGGCGTTGCATTACTAATTGCTGCAATGAGTGCTAAAGGAAAAAGTGTAATTTTTAATATAAATCAAATTGACAGAGGGTACCAAAACATTGATACACGGTTAAATGCGATTGGAGCAAACATAGTACGGAAATCGTCATGA
- the dnaJ gene encoding molecular chaperone DnaJ yields the protein MSKRDYYEVLGLAKNASDEEIKKSYRKLAIKYHPDKNPDDKSAEDKFKEAAEAYEILSNPEKRQRYNQFGHAGVGGASGGGFGGGGMNMDDIFSQFGDIFGGAFGGGFSGGGRSSGRRVTRGTNLRVKVKLTLKDIANGVEKKIKVNKHVSCKTCSGSGAKNGQFDTCKSCNGTGAITRVQQTILGAMQTQTTCGTCSGEGRIVKDKCNTCHGDGIVREEEVISINIPAGVAEGMQLSMQGKGNAAPRGGINGDLLIVIEEEEHPYLKREGNHLIYYLNIGFPDAAIGTSVEIPTVDTKAKIKIEPGTQSGKVLRLKGKGLPDVNSYGRGDLLVEISIYTPTHLSVDEKKILEDLKASKNFEPNPNKKEKGFFDRMKEYFD from the coding sequence ATGTCCAAAAGAGACTATTACGAAGTATTAGGGCTTGCTAAAAATGCGAGTGATGAAGAAATAAAAAAATCTTACCGTAAGCTTGCTATAAAATACCATCCGGATAAAAACCCTGATGACAAGAGTGCTGAAGATAAATTCAAGGAAGCCGCTGAGGCATACGAGATTTTAAGTAACCCCGAAAAACGTCAACGTTACAATCAGTTTGGTCATGCCGGTGTAGGTGGTGCATCGGGAGGTGGATTTGGTGGCGGTGGAATGAATATGGATGACATATTTAGTCAATTTGGAGATATTTTTGGTGGCGCATTTGGTGGAGGTTTTAGTGGAGGTGGACGAAGCAGCGGTAGACGTGTAACACGCGGAACAAATTTACGTGTAAAAGTAAAACTGACTTTAAAAGACATTGCAAATGGGGTTGAGAAAAAAATAAAAGTAAATAAACATGTAAGTTGTAAAACATGCAGTGGTAGTGGAGCTAAGAATGGACAGTTTGATACCTGCAAATCTTGCAATGGGACTGGAGCGATAACGCGTGTGCAACAAACTATACTTGGAGCCATGCAAACACAAACTACTTGTGGAACTTGCAGTGGAGAAGGTCGAATAGTGAAGGACAAATGTAATACCTGTCACGGTGATGGAATTGTAAGAGAAGAAGAAGTAATTAGTATAAATATTCCAGCGGGTGTTGCCGAAGGTATGCAATTAAGCATGCAAGGAAAAGGTAATGCGGCTCCTAGAGGCGGAATAAATGGGGACCTTTTAATTGTTATTGAGGAAGAAGAACATCCGTACTTAAAACGAGAGGGTAATCACTTAATATATTATCTAAATATCGGCTTTCCTGATGCAGCGATTGGTACTAGTGTTGAAATTCCAACGGTTGATACTAAAGCTAAAATTAAAATAGAACCAGGTACACAAAGTGGTAAGGTATTGCGACTAAAGGGGAAAGGTCTCCCTGATGTTAATTCTTATGGTAGAGGTGATTTATTGGTAGAAATAAGCATTTATACACCCACTCATTTAAGTGTTGATGAAAAAAAAATACTTGAAGATTTAAAAGCTTCGAAAAATTTCGAACCAAATCCTAATAAAAAAGAAAAAGGATTTTTTGATAGGATGAAGGAATACTTTGATTAA
- a CDS encoding sensor histidine kinase yields MNRLKFLFFLFLLGKLSIAQIVVTEPQTQKLNVNFNNSIFFIEDKSGKLTFNEVINSNDFTPVKKNVPNFGITNSAYWLKMEIKNLSHRETYRLQISQPALDEIDFYQKNKAGVFEESKSGERLPFDSRDFFDPNYIYKIRLDTMNLTEIYLRVRSRDNLQIPIKIDTQENTFQNNKIKDYIFGIFAGIMIVMLLYNTFLYVTVRDKTYLYYIIYLATVILVQCGIQGYTFQYLWPNSPFLAQWSVFIFSPMVGVASAYFMRVFLNTFQFTPKFDKGYKYFTIAYTVTFVFAIFGLFSVSYTLITACAASLSLYMMINAFLIYKKGYKPARFFLVAWSLFLTGVTIYSMTNVGFLPINNFTFYTMPFGAAAEVILLSLALADRINVLKREKEASQVEALLISQQNQKLITEQNILLEQKVHERTLELEETNEELNVTLTYLKDTQTQLVNAEKMASLGQLTAGIAHEINNPINFVSANLKPLKTDISEVFEVVDKYESITPETELVEKLKEIDLFKKKIDLVYLRGEIGTLLMGIEDGARRTAEIVSGLKNFSRLDESDIKEANINEGIESTLVLLRSTIQSNIQVITNLTKLPAIECFPGKLNQVFMNVISNALYAMSKTKSEEKNKLIITTFEKEDHVHVVFEDTGTGMTKEVQEKVFEPFFTTKDVGEGTGLGMSIVFKIVESHNAKMEIDSELGKGTKITLILNKKISQDDRILKT; encoded by the coding sequence ATGAATCGCTTAAAGTTTCTGTTTTTTCTTTTTCTACTGGGAAAACTTTCAATTGCACAAATCGTTGTAACTGAACCACAAACTCAAAAACTAAACGTTAATTTCAATAATAGTATCTTTTTTATTGAAGATAAATCTGGAAAGCTCACTTTTAATGAAGTCATAAACTCAAATGATTTTACCCCTGTTAAAAAAAATGTGCCAAATTTCGGAATCACTAATTCGGCCTATTGGTTGAAAATGGAAATAAAAAATCTATCGCATCGAGAAACATATAGACTTCAAATCTCGCAACCTGCGCTTGATGAGATTGATTTTTATCAAAAAAATAAGGCTGGTGTTTTTGAGGAATCCAAATCAGGTGAGCGTCTTCCTTTTGATTCTCGTGACTTTTTTGATCCCAATTATATTTATAAAATTCGTTTAGACACAATGAATTTGACCGAAATTTATTTGCGGGTAAGGTCTAGGGATAATCTCCAAATACCAATTAAAATAGATACACAGGAAAATACTTTCCAAAATAATAAAATTAAGGATTACATTTTTGGGATTTTTGCTGGAATAATGATCGTAATGTTACTGTATAACACTTTTTTATACGTAACAGTCAGAGATAAAACATACCTCTATTACATAATTTACCTTGCTACAGTTATTCTTGTGCAATGTGGTATTCAAGGTTACACCTTTCAATACTTATGGCCTAACAGTCCTTTTTTAGCACAATGGAGTGTTTTTATATTCTCTCCAATGGTAGGAGTTGCTAGCGCATATTTTATGCGAGTGTTTTTAAACACATTTCAATTTACGCCAAAGTTTGATAAGGGTTATAAGTACTTTACAATTGCTTATACGGTAACATTTGTTTTTGCAATTTTCGGCTTATTTAGTGTAAGCTACACCCTCATTACAGCTTGCGCCGCGTCTTTATCGCTTTACATGATGATTAACGCGTTTTTAATTTATAAAAAAGGGTACAAACCAGCTAGATTTTTTTTAGTGGCTTGGTCGTTGTTTTTAACAGGAGTTACTATTTATTCTATGACTAACGTTGGATTTTTACCAATAAATAATTTCACGTTTTATACGATGCCTTTTGGTGCTGCCGCAGAAGTGATTTTGCTTTCATTAGCGCTAGCGGATAGAATTAATGTACTTAAAAGGGAAAAAGAAGCATCGCAAGTCGAGGCCCTGCTTATTTCTCAGCAAAATCAGAAGTTAATTACAGAACAAAATATTCTCTTGGAACAAAAAGTTCATGAACGCACGCTTGAATTAGAAGAGACAAATGAAGAGCTAAATGTAACGTTAACGTATTTAAAAGATACTCAAACGCAACTTGTAAACGCTGAAAAAATGGCCTCATTAGGTCAGTTAACTGCTGGTATAGCGCATGAGATAAACAATCCTATTAATTTTGTAAGTGCGAATCTTAAGCCCTTGAAAACCGATATTTCAGAAGTTTTTGAAGTGGTAGATAAATACGAAAGCATCACTCCTGAAACAGAACTAGTAGAAAAATTAAAAGAAATTGACTTGTTTAAAAAGAAAATTGATTTGGTTTATTTAAGGGGGGAAATTGGAACTCTTTTGATGGGGATTGAAGATGGTGCTCGCAGAACCGCTGAAATAGTTTCCGGACTTAAAAACTTTTCAAGACTCGATGAGAGCGACATTAAGGAAGCGAATATCAATGAAGGTATTGAGTCTACACTTGTTTTGTTAAGAAGTACCATCCAAAGTAATATTCAAGTTATTACTAATCTCACGAAATTACCAGCAATAGAGTGTTTTCCCGGTAAGTTAAATCAGGTGTTTATGAATGTGATTTCTAACGCACTTTATGCAATGAGTAAAACGAAAAGTGAAGAAAAAAATAAACTCATCATAACAACTTTTGAAAAGGAAGACCATGTACACGTTGTTTTTGAAGACACTGGAACTGGTATGACGAAAGAAGTGCAGGAAAAAGTGTTCGAGCCATTTTTTACAACGAAGGATGTTGGTGAAGGAACTGGCTTAGGAATGTCGATCGTATTTAAAATTGTTGAAAGTCACAATGCAAAAATGGAAATTGACTCCGAGTTAGGCAAGGGAACAAAAATAACGCTCATTCTTAACAAAAAAATAAGTCAGGACGATAGAATTTTAAAAACCTAA
- a CDS encoding nucleotide exchange factor GrpE, whose product MQNQEDNIINEHSETDSKANTTDNTAENEPVTDETSVSIDFEAKIAEANEKYLRLYSEFDNYRKRTIKEKSEIIKTAAEDLFKAILPVIDDFDRAMKANESVHDSKVIKEGIQLIYNKLKNVTQQKGLVSFETKGETFDPDFMEAITNIPATDESQKGKVIDEVEKGYKLGDKVIRFSKVVIAQ is encoded by the coding sequence ATGCAAAATCAAGAAGATAACATAATAAACGAACACTCTGAAACCGATTCGAAAGCTAATACAACTGACAATACGGCTGAAAATGAGCCTGTAACTGACGAAACATCAGTTTCTATTGACTTTGAAGCTAAAATTGCAGAGGCTAATGAAAAATACTTGCGCTTATATTCAGAATTTGATAATTATCGTAAACGCACGATTAAAGAGAAGTCTGAAATCATCAAAACTGCTGCAGAAGATCTTTTTAAAGCCATATTACCGGTTATAGATGATTTTGATCGTGCAATGAAAGCAAACGAGTCTGTACATGATTCTAAAGTTATAAAAGAAGGCATTCAGCTTATTTATAACAAACTCAAAAATGTAACACAACAAAAAGGTTTAGTTTCATTTGAAACCAAAGGAGAAACTTTTGATCCTGATTTTATGGAAGCTATTACTAATATTCCTGCTACGGATGAATCCCAGAAGGGCAAGGTAATTGATGAAGTTGAAAAAGGTTACAAATTGGGAGATAAAGTAATACGTTTCTCAAAAGTTGTTATTGCGCAATAA
- a CDS encoding peroxiredoxin family protein, with product MRTFLILFLVPLLVFTGSFKCKDATNDPHAVSPENVVQSEPAIGLNLGNLAPEISLKNPSGTVINLSSLRGKLVLIDFWASWCGPCRYENPAVVKAYNQFKEKKFKTGNGFTVYSVSLDGNAEAWKKAIEKDELKWENHVSDLMGWGSGAAAKYQVTSIPGNFLINEKGIIINKNLRGEDLINALDKLVVK from the coding sequence ATGAGAACTTTTTTAATTTTATTTTTAGTGCCGTTGCTTGTTTTTACTGGTTCTTTTAAATGCAAGGATGCGACAAACGACCCACATGCAGTTTCCCCAGAAAATGTAGTTCAATCAGAACCAGCAATCGGTTTAAATCTTGGTAACCTTGCTCCGGAAATATCTTTAAAAAATCCATCTGGAACGGTTATCAATTTATCTTCTTTGCGAGGAAAACTAGTATTAATCGACTTTTGGGCAAGTTGGTGTGGTCCCTGTAGGTACGAAAATCCCGCTGTTGTAAAGGCATATAACCAGTTCAAAGAAAAAAAATTTAAAACCGGAAATGGGTTTACTGTTTATAGCGTTTCGCTAGACGGTAATGCAGAAGCTTGGAAGAAAGCGATTGAGAAAGACGAACTTAAATGGGAAAATCATGTTAGCGATCTAATGGGTTGGGGCAGCGGAGCGGCAGCGAAATATCAGGTTACGAGTATTCCTGGTAATTTTTTGATTAACGAAAAAGGAATTATAATAAATAAGAATCTTCGCGGAGAGGATTTAATAAACGCACTCGATAAATTAGTTGTCAAATAA
- a CDS encoding DUF7948 domain-containing protein, whose protein sequence is MNKAICIFSILIFFTKNNYSSNHTYKPKSVLYFTENKGQFADQFFNPRPDVLFGGNDGQLSFFIKNNGISYQLNRIDKVKESEDKRTKEKFKEVEMQTFYHIDIKWLNCNMNVSVTSDVVALGYTNYYLEQCPNGALNVKSYSDVNLKNIYNNIDLHYYENNGHLKHDFIVAPHADYKQIQLEISGAEIFLQKDGSLLLKTPLGNIEEQAPKVYQNGILLKSKYVINKNCVSFEVENYDPNFTLLIDPVTRIWGTYYGGTGDEIGFSCATDAADDAYLVGYSNSNVGTLIATTGAHQTTFTGGNWDAFLVKFDGNGIRQWGTYYGGSGNDIGYSCSADVNGNLIVAGYSASTSSIVIASPGAYQTLNAGGSYDAFLVKFNSSGVRQWGTYLGSTGTDYGYSCSTDGLGNIFLAGSTNSTNGIVSGSAHQNTFGGGSEDGFCAKFNTSGTLLWSSYYGGTGTDKVNSCCSDAVGNIFIAGRTDQNSATIISSASAHQTLYGGGFEDAFLVKFDGSGVRQWATLYGGNYVDYGNYCATDNFGNVYLTGYAESTNGTSIASAGSHQSISGGSPDAFLAKFSSAGTRLWGTYYGGTLDDHARSCSVDGFGNVYMSGLTISSNGISLNGIQNSYGGGFSNCDAFLVKFNDTGVRQWATYYGGTGNDAGYVCVPNSTGGIYMAGYTGTSGGTIIATPGSHQAVYNGIAGMNEAYLVKFACEPLGVSIAAHNAICEKTSFSFSTSVTSSLSINFIWNGPNGFLSSLLNPSIVNTSTLNSGTYTLHLADGFGCSEIATTSITINSLPTISVSSSSTLICVGQSAIISSSGATTYSWNSGGTTNSISVSPQTTTVYTVTDTDSNGCINTATLIQSVNECTHIKSFANNLNDGVKIYPNPNNGNFTLEVSGFANISLVNSLGQVVYKNSLGQGSHGIAIENNTPGIYLVNILINNSMHSVRIVIQ, encoded by the coding sequence ATGAATAAAGCAATCTGCATTTTCTCTATTTTAATTTTCTTTACCAAAAATAATTATAGTTCAAACCACACATACAAACCTAAATCTGTTTTATATTTTACTGAAAACAAAGGCCAATTCGCAGATCAATTTTTCAACCCACGTCCTGATGTGTTATTTGGAGGCAACGATGGACAACTTTCTTTTTTTATTAAAAACAATGGCATTAGCTATCAATTAAATAGAATTGATAAAGTCAAAGAGTCAGAAGATAAAAGAACAAAAGAAAAATTTAAAGAAGTTGAAATGCAAACGTTTTATCACATTGATATTAAGTGGTTAAATTGTAACATGAATGTTTCAGTAACCAGCGATGTGGTAGCTCTTGGTTACACTAATTATTATTTAGAACAATGTCCAAATGGTGCTTTAAATGTCAAAAGCTATTCTGATGTTAATTTGAAAAACATTTATAATAATATCGATTTGCATTATTATGAAAATAATGGTCATCTCAAACATGATTTTATTGTGGCACCACATGCTGATTACAAACAAATTCAACTAGAGATCAGCGGTGCTGAAATTTTCTTACAAAAAGATGGAAGTCTTTTATTAAAAACACCTTTAGGAAATATTGAAGAACAAGCACCAAAAGTTTATCAAAATGGCATACTATTGAAATCTAAATATGTAATTAATAAAAACTGTGTGAGTTTTGAAGTCGAAAATTACGATCCAAATTTTACCCTTTTGATTGACCCTGTTACAAGAATTTGGGGAACCTACTACGGCGGCACGGGTGATGAAATAGGATTCTCTTGTGCAACGGACGCGGCTGATGACGCTTACCTGGTGGGATACTCAAATTCGAATGTAGGTACTCTGATTGCAACTACCGGCGCCCACCAAACCACTTTTACTGGAGGCAACTGGGATGCGTTTCTTGTAAAATTTGATGGGAATGGAATACGTCAGTGGGGCACTTACTATGGTGGATCCGGAAATGATATTGGTTATTCCTGTAGCGCAGACGTCAATGGCAATTTAATAGTTGCGGGCTATTCTGCTTCGACTTCCTCAATAGTAATTGCTTCACCTGGTGCTTACCAAACTTTAAATGCTGGTGGTTCTTATGATGCATTTCTTGTAAAATTTAATAGTTCAGGGGTTCGTCAATGGGGAACCTATTTAGGAAGTACTGGCACCGACTATGGTTACTCCTGCAGTACCGATGGATTGGGTAATATATTTTTAGCAGGTTCCACTAATTCAACAAATGGAATTGTAAGTGGGTCTGCTCATCAAAACACCTTTGGCGGTGGGAGCGAAGACGGCTTTTGCGCTAAATTTAATACCTCTGGCACATTGCTGTGGTCCTCATACTACGGAGGAACAGGCACAGATAAAGTTAATTCATGTTGTTCGGACGCTGTTGGAAATATTTTCATTGCAGGCCGAACAGATCAAAATAGTGCGACTATCATTTCCTCCGCGTCGGCACATCAAACCCTATATGGAGGTGGATTTGAAGATGCGTTTTTAGTCAAGTTTGATGGCTCTGGTGTTCGTCAATGGGCCACACTATATGGTGGAAACTACGTCGATTACGGGAATTACTGCGCTACAGATAATTTTGGAAACGTATACCTTACCGGATACGCTGAATCTACAAACGGAACTTCAATTGCGTCGGCTGGTTCACACCAGAGTATTTCCGGTGGATCTCCTGACGCGTTTTTGGCCAAATTTAGTAGTGCTGGCACGCGTTTGTGGGGAACTTATTATGGTGGAACATTGGACGACCATGCTCGTTCATGCAGTGTTGACGGTTTTGGGAATGTCTATATGAGTGGTTTAACAATTTCAAGTAATGGAATTAGTTTAAACGGTATTCAAAATAGTTATGGTGGAGGTTTTTCTAATTGCGATGCGTTTTTGGTGAAATTTAACGATACTGGTGTCCGCCAATGGGCTACATATTATGGTGGTACAGGGAATGACGCCGGTTATGTTTGTGTTCCTAATTCCACAGGTGGCATTTATATGGCTGGATATACAGGTACTAGTGGAGGAACTATAATAGCTACGCCAGGATCACATCAAGCTGTTTACAATGGTATTGCCGGAATGAATGAAGCCTACCTTGTAAAATTTGCTTGTGAACCTCTTGGTGTTAGTATTGCTGCGCATAACGCAATTTGTGAAAAGACCAGTTTTAGTTTTAGTACCTCAGTTACAAGTTCTCTGTCGATAAATTTTATCTGGAATGGCCCCAACGGTTTTTTATCTAGTTTGCTAAACCCTAGTATTGTAAATACAAGTACATTAAATAGTGGCACCTACACTCTTCACCTCGCTGATGGTTTTGGGTGCTCTGAGATAGCAACCACAAGTATAACAATTAATTCACTTCCAACTATCTCTGTCAGTAGCTCGAGTACTTTAATTTGTGTAGGACAAAGTGCAATAATAAGTTCTTCAGGGGCCACAACCTACTCTTGGAATTCTGGAGGAACAACCAACAGTATCAGTGTTTCCCCGCAAACAACGACCGTCTATACAGTCACAGATACTGATTCAAACGGTTGTATCAACACGGCAACTTTAATACAATCTGTAAATGAGTGCACTCACATAAAATCATTTGCAAACAATTTAAATGATGGGGTGAAAATTTACCCTAATCCGAATAACGGCAATTTTACACTTGAAGTTAGTGGTTTTGCAAATATTTCGTTGGTAAATTCACTTGGGCAAGTTGTCTATAAAAACTCGCTGGGTCAAGGCTCGCATGGTATAGCTATAGAAAATAACACGCCGGGTATCTATTTAGTCAACATTCTCATTAATAATTCAATGCATTCTGTAAGGATTGTTATACAGTAA